Proteins encoded together in one Oncorhynchus mykiss isolate Arlee chromosome 7, USDA_OmykA_1.1, whole genome shotgun sequence window:
- the cdc42 gene encoding cell division control protein 42 homolog isoform X2, giving the protein MQTIKCVVVGDGAVGKTCLLISYTTNKFPSEYVPTVFDNYAVTVMIGGEPYTLGLFDTAGQEDYDRLRPLSYPQTDVFLVCFSVVSPSSFENVKEKWVPEITHHCPKTPFLLVGTQIDLRDDPSTIEKLAKNKQKPITPETAEKLARDLKAVKYVECSALTQRGLKNVFDEAILAALEPPETQRKRKCCIF; this is encoded by the exons ATGCAGACGATCAAATGTGTTGTGGTGGGGGATGGAGCTGTGGGTAAAACCTGTCTGCTCATCTCCTACACCACAAACAAGTTCCCCTCTGAATACGTACCCACG gTGTTTGACAACTATGCTGTAACTGTAATGATAGGAGGGGAGCCCTACACCCTGGGGTTGTTTGACACTGCAG GTCAGGAGGACTATGACAGGTTACGGCCTCTGAGTTACCCCCAGACAGACGTCTTCCTCGTCTGTTTCTCCGTCGTATCCCCCTCTTCCTTCGAAAACGTAAAAGAAAAG tgggtTCCAGAGATCACCCATCACTGTCCAAAGACCCCGTTCCTGTTGGTGGGGACTCAGATAGATCTGCGAGACGACCCGTCCACCATAGAGAAGCTGGCCAAGAACAAGCAGAAGCCCATCACTCCTGAGACGGCAGAGAAACTGGCCAGAGACCTCAAGGCTGTCAAATACGTTGAGTGCTCAGCTCTCACGCAG CGAGGGCTGAAGAATGTATTTGATGAAGCTATCCTAGCCGCCCTAGAGCCACCAGAGACGCAAAGAAAGAGGAAGTGCTGTATATTCTAA